In Neorhizobium galegae, the following proteins share a genomic window:
- a CDS encoding bifunctional salicylyl-CoA 5-hydroxylase/oxidoreductase, producing MRIVCIGGGPAGLYFALLMKKLHPEHSISVVERNKPYDTFGWGVVFSDATMVSMKAWDPESAAEIEDAFNHWDDIELLFKGTRQRTSGHGFVGIGRKKLLNILQRRCEALGVELVFETDSNGDVDYPDADLIIASDGFNSKIRNRYPEVFEPDLVVRPNRYIWLGTNKLFDAFTFDFRKTDHGWFQAHIYKFDDQTSTFIVETTEEAYEKHGLGQMDQQGSIDFCQDLFSEVLEGSELMTNARHLRGSAWLNFNRLICGKWSHFNGNSHVVLMGDAAHTAHFAIGSGTKLAIDDAIELSNQFNKLGHSKDKIPEVLETYEEIRRVDVARIQNAARNAMEWFEVVGQRYADTLEPEQFMYSMLTRSQRISHENLRLRDPKWLEGYERWFARKNGIEVNGNGRTLPPMFTPYSLRETHLPNRIVMSPMAMYSARDGLLDDFHLVHLGSRALGGAGLVFGEMTCVSPDARITPGCLGLWNEEQAAAWKRFVTFVHDNSGAKVGIQLGHAGRKGSTKVAWEGIDQPVEEGGWDLISASALPYLKIGQVPKAMDRADMDRVIADHMRSAKFAAEAGADWLELHCAHGYLLSSFLSPLTNIRTDEYGGSHENRARYPLEVFKAVREVWPQNKPISVRLSCHDWFEGGNTPEDAAIYAQMFKDAGADLIDCSSGQVWKEEKPVYGRLFQTPFSDKIRNEIGIPTIAVGAISEADHANSIIAAGRADLCAVARPHLADPAWVLHEAAKIGLKDIPWPKQYYSGKAQYETNLARAAAAVAPLAVGPAAK from the coding sequence ATGCGCATCGTCTGTATCGGTGGCGGCCCGGCCGGTCTCTATTTCGCGCTCCTGATGAAGAAGCTGCATCCCGAGCATTCCATTTCCGTTGTCGAGCGCAACAAGCCTTACGACACGTTCGGCTGGGGCGTCGTCTTCTCCGATGCCACCATGGTGTCGATGAAGGCGTGGGACCCGGAAAGTGCGGCCGAAATCGAGGACGCCTTCAACCACTGGGACGATATCGAGCTGCTGTTCAAGGGCACGCGCCAGCGCACCTCCGGCCACGGCTTTGTCGGCATTGGCCGCAAGAAGCTCTTGAACATCCTGCAGCGCCGCTGCGAGGCGCTCGGCGTCGAGCTTGTTTTTGAAACCGATTCCAACGGCGATGTCGACTATCCGGATGCGGACCTGATCATCGCGTCGGACGGTTTCAACTCGAAGATCCGCAACCGTTATCCGGAGGTCTTCGAACCGGATCTCGTCGTGCGTCCGAACCGCTATATCTGGCTCGGCACAAACAAGCTGTTCGACGCCTTCACCTTCGACTTCCGCAAGACGGATCACGGCTGGTTCCAGGCGCATATCTACAAGTTCGACGACCAGACCTCGACCTTCATCGTCGAAACGACGGAAGAAGCTTACGAAAAGCACGGCCTCGGCCAGATGGACCAGCAGGGCTCGATCGATTTCTGCCAGGACCTGTTCTCGGAAGTCCTCGAAGGCTCCGAACTGATGACCAATGCCCGGCACCTGCGCGGCAGCGCCTGGCTCAACTTCAACCGCCTGATCTGCGGCAAGTGGAGCCATTTCAACGGTAACTCGCATGTCGTGCTGATGGGTGATGCCGCCCATACCGCCCATTTTGCGATCGGTTCCGGCACCAAGCTCGCCATCGATGACGCGATCGAGCTCAGCAACCAGTTCAACAAGCTCGGCCATTCGAAGGACAAGATCCCGGAAGTCCTCGAAACCTACGAGGAAATCCGCCGCGTCGACGTCGCCCGCATCCAGAATGCCGCCCGCAACGCCATGGAATGGTTCGAAGTGGTTGGCCAGCGTTATGCCGATACGCTGGAGCCGGAACAGTTCATGTATTCGATGCTGACCCGCTCGCAGCGCATCAGCCACGAGAATCTTCGCCTGCGCGACCCAAAATGGCTGGAGGGTTACGAGCGCTGGTTCGCGAGGAAAAACGGCATCGAGGTGAACGGCAACGGCCGCACCCTGCCGCCGATGTTTACGCCCTATTCGCTGCGCGAAACCCATCTGCCGAACCGTATCGTCATGTCGCCGATGGCCATGTACTCCGCCAGGGACGGGCTGCTGGACGATTTCCATCTGGTCCACCTCGGCTCCCGCGCGCTCGGCGGCGCCGGCCTCGTGTTTGGGGAAATGACCTGCGTCTCGCCCGACGCCCGCATCACTCCCGGCTGCCTCGGCCTCTGGAACGAGGAACAGGCGGCCGCCTGGAAACGCTTCGTCACCTTCGTACATGACAATTCAGGCGCCAAGGTCGGCATCCAGCTGGGTCATGCGGGCCGCAAGGGCTCGACCAAGGTTGCCTGGGAAGGTATCGACCAGCCGGTCGAAGAAGGCGGCTGGGATCTGATCTCGGCCTCTGCTCTGCCCTACCTCAAGATCGGCCAGGTTCCGAAGGCTATGGATCGCGCCGACATGGATCGTGTCATCGCCGACCATATGCGCTCCGCAAAGTTCGCGGCCGAAGCCGGTGCGGATTGGTTGGAGCTGCACTGCGCCCACGGTTATCTTCTGTCGAGCTTCCTTTCGCCGCTCACCAATATCCGCACCGACGAATACGGCGGCAGCCATGAAAACCGCGCGCGTTATCCGCTGGAAGTCTTCAAGGCGGTCCGCGAGGTCTGGCCGCAAAACAAGCCGATCTCCGTGCGGCTCTCCTGCCATGACTGGTTCGAAGGCGGCAACACGCCGGAAGACGCGGCGATCTACGCGCAGATGTTCAAGGATGCCGGTGCCGACCTGATCGACTGCTCGTCCGGCCAGGTATGGAAGGAAGAAAAGCCGGTCTATGGCCGCCTCTTCCAGACGCCCTTCTCCGACAAGATCCGCAACGAAATCGGCATTCCGACCATCGCCGTCGGCGCGATTTCGGAGGCCGATCATGCGAACTCGATCATCGCCGCCGGCCGCGCCGATCTCTGCGCCGTCGCCCGCCCGCATCTTGCCGATCCGGCCTGGGTTCTGCATGAAGCGGCAAAGATCGGCCTGAAGGACATTCCCTGGCCAAAACAATATTATTCCGGCAAGGCGCAATACGAGACCAACCTCGCGCGCGCTGCGGCAGCCGTTGCCCCTCTGGCTGTCGGCCCGGCGGCGAAATAA
- a CDS encoding cupin domain-containing protein — MELEKGITENGSGYNGTSWNILGQVYFPKAVCDDTFAFETNSLPGQFVPVHVHPTQDEFILVQEGELDLKLDGQWVKAKAGDLVRMPRGIPHGYFNKSDKPCRALFWVSPARKLQKLFEELHEMTDVEEIVKVSAAHEVDFLPPSAND, encoded by the coding sequence ATGGAACTGGAAAAGGGCATAACCGAGAACGGTAGCGGATATAACGGCACCAGCTGGAATATCCTCGGCCAGGTCTATTTCCCAAAGGCGGTCTGCGACGACACCTTCGCCTTTGAAACCAACAGTCTGCCGGGTCAGTTCGTGCCTGTGCACGTCCACCCGACCCAGGACGAATTCATCCTTGTGCAGGAGGGTGAACTTGATCTGAAGCTCGACGGCCAATGGGTCAAGGCTAAGGCCGGAGATCTGGTGCGCATGCCGCGCGGCATCCCTCACGGATACTTCAACAAGTCCGACAAGCCGTGCCGGGCACTCTTCTGGGTCTCACCGGCCCGCAAGCTCCAGAAGCTTTTCGAAGAGCTGCACGAGATGACCGACGTGGAGGAAATCGTGAAGGTTTCCGCCGCGCACGAGGTGGATTTCCTGCCACCCTCCGCCAACGACTGA
- a CDS encoding enoyl-CoA hydratase family protein codes for MSDVMKDMKHSFRDYQPKHFLWEVSENGRVGTVRLNRPERKNPLTFESYAELRDLFRDLVYASDIRSIVLTGAGGNFSSGGDVFEIIEPLTHMAMPDLLAFTRMTGDLVKAMKKCPQPIVAAVDGICMGAGAILAMASDMRLATPETKTAFLFTRVGLAGADMGACGILPRIIGQGRAAELLFTGRSMSADEGHAWGFFNALHPQDAVEAEAVKLAHSLANGPWFAHTMTKTMLNQEWAMGIEEMIESEAQAQAICMATKDFRRAFEAFAEKRKPVFEGD; via the coding sequence ATGAGTGACGTGATGAAGGACATGAAACACAGTTTTCGCGACTACCAGCCGAAACATTTCCTCTGGGAAGTGAGCGAAAACGGCCGCGTCGGGACGGTTCGCCTCAATCGCCCGGAGCGCAAGAACCCGCTGACCTTCGAAAGCTATGCGGAACTGCGCGATCTTTTCCGCGATCTCGTCTACGCCTCCGACATCCGCTCGATCGTCCTGACCGGCGCCGGCGGCAATTTTTCCTCCGGCGGCGACGTCTTCGAAATCATCGAGCCGCTGACCCATATGGCGATGCCGGACCTGCTCGCTTTCACCCGCATGACCGGCGATCTCGTCAAGGCCATGAAGAAATGCCCACAGCCGATCGTCGCTGCGGTCGACGGCATCTGCATGGGGGCAGGCGCGATCCTCGCCATGGCCTCAGACATGCGGCTGGCGACGCCCGAAACCAAGACCGCCTTCCTCTTCACCCGCGTCGGCCTTGCCGGAGCCGACATGGGCGCCTGCGGGATTCTGCCACGCATCATCGGCCAGGGCCGCGCCGCCGAACTGCTCTTCACCGGCCGTTCGATGAGCGCCGATGAAGGCCATGCATGGGGCTTCTTCAACGCCCTTCACCCGCAGGACGCGGTCGAGGCAGAGGCCGTCAAGCTCGCCCATTCGCTGGCGAATGGTCCGTGGTTCGCACACACGATGACCAAAACCATGCTGAACCAGGAATGGGCGATGGGCATCGAAGAGATGATCGAATCCGAAGCCCAGGCGCAGGCGATCTGCATGGCGACCAAGGATTTCCGCCGCGCCTTCGAGGCTTTCGCCGAAAAGCGCAAGCCGGTTTTCGAGGGCGACTGA
- a CDS encoding SDR family NAD(P)-dependent oxidoreductase, whose product MTEAPPASLASASLASRHALVTGAGSGIGAAIATALVEAGARVTLAGRRAEPLEELATALGRDKVCVAAGFDVTDEIAIGTGLKAARAVFGPVDILVNNAGEGPSAPFEKTSLEMWNRVMSVDLTGVFLVTQAVLPDLKAFGAGARIINIASTAGLTGYAYVSAYVAAKHGVVGLTRSLALELARTGITVNAVCPGFTDTPLIARSIETIVAKTGRTEEQARQEFTRNNPQGRLVKPEEVADTVLWLASPGAASINGQAIAVAGGEVMAG is encoded by the coding sequence ATGACCGAAGCGCCCCCTGCCAGTCTTGCCAGTGCCAGTCTTGCCAGCCGTCACGCCCTCGTCACCGGCGCGGGCTCGGGCATCGGTGCGGCGATCGCGACGGCGCTGGTGGAAGCCGGCGCGCGGGTGACGCTCGCCGGCCGGCGGGCAGAACCTCTTGAGGAGCTTGCCACAGCGCTTGGTAGGGACAAGGTCTGCGTCGCGGCCGGTTTCGACGTCACCGACGAGATAGCCATCGGCACCGGCCTGAAGGCGGCACGAGCCGTGTTCGGTCCTGTCGATATCCTCGTCAACAATGCCGGCGAGGGCCCGAGCGCGCCCTTCGAAAAGACCTCGCTGGAGATGTGGAACCGCGTCATGTCGGTCGATCTCACCGGCGTATTCCTCGTGACCCAGGCCGTACTGCCGGATCTCAAGGCTTTTGGCGCAGGCGCCCGCATCATCAATATTGCCTCAACCGCGGGGCTCACCGGCTACGCCTACGTCTCGGCCTACGTGGCCGCCAAACATGGCGTCGTCGGCCTCACCCGTTCGCTGGCGCTCGAGCTTGCCAGGACCGGCATCACCGTCAACGCCGTCTGCCCCGGCTTTACCGACACGCCCCTGATCGCGCGCTCCATCGAGACGATCGTCGCAAAGACCGGACGGACGGAAGAGCAGGCACGACAGGAATTTACCAGGAACAACCCACAGGGGCGGCTGGTGAAGCCGGAGGAAGTCGCAGACACGGTTCTGTGGCTGGCATCGCCCGGAGCGGCGTCGATCAACGGACAGGCAATCGCGGTTGCCGGGGGAGAAGTCATGGCAGGCTAG
- a CDS encoding indolepyruvate ferredoxin oxidoreductase subunit alpha: protein MAERSFAREVEDLKLGEGEIFRGEGILAITKALLQSGVSYVGGYQGSPISHLMDVLADAKDIMEDLGVHFETSASEAAAAAMLSASVMYPVRGAVTWKSTAGTNVASDALSNLSSGGVNGGALIILGEDFGEGSSIMQERSHAFAMKSQMWLLDPRPNLSAMVQAVEDGFQLSEASNTPVMLEVRIRACHVHGQFVAKDNQRPKFTLREALENPVRDVNRIVLPPANFGQEKDKLERRWPAAVNFIKEKKLNEFFGPEEGEIGIITLGGLYNGVMRGLQQLGLADVYGNSSVPIYVMNVAYPTIDDEVVDFCLGKKAVIMVEEGAPEYVEQTLHTLMRRRDIQTRLHGKDILPLGGEYTAPVMMKGLKTFIEKYDRLLLGNQPPVPDPSDVLNDPKVKALAEVVPARPAGFCTGCPERPIFAAMKLVEKELGEHHVSADIGCHLFSILPPFNIGGTTMGYGLGPASASAFNVEADKRSIAVMGDGGFWHNGLATSVGNAVFNKQDGVILVVDNFYSAATGGQDILSSRAINPNRKTNNSIVNAVKGIGATWVRQIDRTYDVAKMRDTLKEALTSKEKGPKIIVASSECMLNKQRRVKPQFSQAVKDGKRMVKERFGVDEDVCTGDHACIRLSGCPSLSVKHTDDPLKDDPVAAIDNSCVGCGNCGEVSEAAVLCPSFYRADVIMNPTGWDKFLSKFRASVIGWLQARRAAGRVVFAEA, encoded by the coding sequence ATGGCCGAGCGATCTTTTGCGCGCGAAGTCGAAGATCTCAAACTAGGAGAAGGCGAGATTTTCCGCGGGGAAGGCATTCTCGCCATCACCAAGGCGCTGCTGCAATCCGGCGTTTCCTATGTCGGCGGTTACCAGGGCTCACCGATCTCGCATCTGATGGACGTACTGGCCGATGCCAAGGACATCATGGAGGATCTCGGGGTTCATTTCGAGACCTCGGCCTCGGAAGCGGCAGCGGCGGCGATGTTGTCTGCCTCGGTGATGTATCCGGTGCGCGGCGCCGTGACATGGAAATCGACGGCCGGTACCAATGTCGCGTCGGACGCGCTTTCCAACCTGTCTTCCGGCGGCGTCAATGGCGGCGCGCTGATCATCCTCGGCGAGGATTTCGGCGAAGGTTCTTCGATCATGCAGGAACGCAGCCATGCGTTTGCGATGAAGTCGCAGATGTGGCTTCTCGACCCGCGTCCCAACCTGTCGGCAATGGTTCAGGCCGTGGAAGATGGCTTCCAGCTTTCGGAAGCCTCCAACACCCCTGTCATGCTGGAGGTACGCATCCGCGCCTGTCACGTGCATGGCCAGTTCGTCGCCAAGGATAACCAGCGGCCAAAGTTCACGCTCCGCGAGGCGCTCGAAAACCCGGTCCGTGACGTCAACCGCATCGTCCTGCCGCCGGCGAATTTCGGGCAGGAGAAGGACAAGCTGGAGCGCCGCTGGCCGGCTGCCGTCAACTTTATCAAGGAGAAGAAGCTCAACGAGTTCTTTGGCCCCGAAGAAGGCGAGATCGGCATCATCACGCTCGGCGGTCTCTATAATGGCGTCATGCGCGGCCTGCAGCAGCTCGGCCTGGCGGATGTCTACGGCAATTCGTCGGTGCCGATCTACGTGATGAACGTCGCCTACCCGACGATCGACGACGAGGTGGTCGATTTCTGTCTCGGCAAGAAAGCCGTGATCATGGTGGAAGAAGGCGCGCCGGAATATGTCGAGCAGACGCTCCATACGCTGATGCGCCGTCGCGATATCCAGACGCGCCTGCACGGCAAGGACATCCTGCCGCTCGGTGGCGAGTATACCGCGCCCGTGATGATGAAGGGGCTGAAGACCTTCATCGAGAAGTATGACCGACTGCTTCTCGGCAACCAGCCGCCGGTGCCGGATCCGAGCGATGTTCTCAACGACCCCAAGGTGAAGGCTCTGGCCGAAGTCGTGCCGGCACGTCCGGCTGGTTTCTGTACCGGCTGTCCGGAGCGGCCGATCTTTGCGGCCATGAAACTGGTCGAAAAGGAACTCGGCGAACATCATGTCTCGGCCGATATCGGCTGCCATCTGTTCTCGATCCTGCCGCCGTTCAATATCGGCGGCACCACCATGGGCTACGGCCTCGGCCCGGCTTCCGCTTCTGCCTTCAATGTCGAGGCGGACAAGCGCTCGATCGCGGTCATGGGCGATGGCGGCTTCTGGCACAACGGCCTTGCGACCTCGGTCGGCAATGCGGTGTTCAACAAGCAGGACGGCGTCATCCTCGTCGTCGACAATTTCTATTCGGCGGCGACCGGCGGCCAGGACATCCTGTCGTCACGGGCGATCAACCCGAACCGCAAGACCAACAATTCGATCGTCAATGCGGTAAAGGGCATCGGAGCCACCTGGGTGCGCCAGATCGACCGCACCTATGATGTCGCCAAGATGCGCGACACGCTGAAGGAGGCGCTGACGAGCAAGGAAAAAGGCCCGAAGATCATCGTCGCCTCTTCCGAATGCATGCTGAACAAGCAGCGTCGCGTGAAGCCGCAGTTCAGCCAGGCGGTCAAGGACGGCAAGCGTATGGTGAAGGAGCGTTTCGGGGTGGACGAGGATGTCTGCACCGGCGATCACGCCTGCATCCGGCTGTCGGGCTGCCCGTCGCTGTCGGTCAAACACACGGACGATCCTTTGAAAGACGATCCGGTCGCGGCGATCGACAATAGCTGCGTCGGCTGCGGCAATTGCGGCGAGGTTTCCGAGGCCGCCGTTCTCTGTCCATCCTTCTACCGCGCCGATGTGATCATGAATCCGACCGGTTGGGACAAGTTCCTCTCGAAATTCCGCGCTTCGGTGATCGGCTGGCTGCAGGCCCGCCGTGCCGCCGGCCGCGTCGTGTTCGCGGAGGCTTGA